The following coding sequences are from one Desulfosporosinus orientis DSM 765 window:
- a CDS encoding uroporphyrinogen decarboxylase family protein, translating into MTNEIQHIRAMVGFYPNWWYKNYGIAYGAKYYYDPEYRIEVAMKQQKLLHERFGDVGLGNPNPQPNPFIDYGMALVPELFGVETVFFDDALPWSVPANMSEEKIDSLVVPDILNTYPMTEIIKQMDYLEEKYGRVTGNINTCGIQNLALKLRGDDLYTDFYVNPDLVHKVMKICLQTIIPLANYVRSRTGTLATSVTPMAPPEMYITPNCTTAQISNESYEEFILPYEIELSNALQPFGIHHCGSVNNVVEGYSKIKNLKFIEVGPLTDLRRVREVMPTVFMNARICPVRMLQCTAQEIEQDVKHLIDTGAPLELLSIDAVGLDYGTPDENIRTMLKTAKTYSAAKIAEGK; encoded by the coding sequence ATGACCAATGAAATCCAGCACATTCGGGCTATGGTTGGGTTTTATCCCAACTGGTGGTACAAGAACTACGGGATTGCTTATGGCGCAAAGTACTATTATGACCCGGAGTACCGCATTGAAGTCGCAATGAAACAGCAAAAATTACTACATGAACGATTTGGAGATGTAGGGCTAGGAAACCCTAATCCTCAGCCGAATCCTTTTATTGATTATGGTATGGCCTTGGTTCCGGAATTATTCGGAGTAGAAACAGTCTTCTTTGATGATGCTTTGCCGTGGTCTGTTCCTGCTAATATGTCTGAAGAAAAAATTGATAGTCTAGTTGTACCGGATATATTAAACACTTATCCCATGACCGAGATAATTAAACAAATGGATTATTTAGAGGAAAAATACGGACGGGTTACAGGTAACATTAATACCTGCGGCATTCAAAACTTAGCATTAAAACTGCGTGGTGATGATCTGTACACGGATTTCTATGTAAACCCTGATTTGGTTCACAAGGTAATGAAAATTTGCCTTCAAACGATCATTCCGTTAGCGAATTATGTGAGAAGTCGTACGGGGACCTTAGCAACATCTGTTACTCCGATGGCTCCACCGGAAATGTATATTACACCGAACTGTACAACTGCGCAAATCTCCAATGAATCCTATGAAGAATTCATTTTGCCCTATGAAATAGAGCTTTCCAATGCGCTTCAGCCTTTTGGCATTCATCATTGCGGGTCTGTTAACAATGTCGTTGAAGGTTACAGTAAGATTAAAAACCTTAAATTCATTGAAGTAGGTCCTTTGACAGATCTGCGTCGGGTAAGAGAAGTGATGCCAACTGTCTTTATGAATGCGAGAATATGCCCGGTCCGAATGCTTCAATGCACCGCTCAGGAAATTGAGCAAGATGTCAAGCATCTCATTGACACCGGTGCTCCTTTAGAATTGCTCTCTATAGATGCTGTGGGTCTGGATTATGGCACACCAGATGAAAATATAAGGACGATGCTTAAAACCGCAAAAACATACAGCGCAGCAAAAATCGCTGAAGGAAAATAG
- a CDS encoding sigma 54-interacting transcriptional regulator has translation MKIKNVMICNPYTVRYDQSLADASRIYLEHDVNCAPVVGVNKDIVGIITISKVLESFLSGSSPTAKINEFMDEPPGVVSENTEFENLAKNCPQDMERMLVLDQNKKLTGILSRVELIKKVNLAWEETRNELKVVLQSVSHAIIAFDKTGAIYLFNKGAEILLGISSKEAIDQRHDGVLPEWVWKEVIADGQARFGFRFQVNNKRVIGNATPINVNGNITGTVVVLQDLSEMESLTLELSRVRELKVELDNIIECSYDGMLVVNTERAVLRANKSALQLLNRLDYSQYCVLRDIKSEVAGCLDEMSMEIIEQKKTLTKVYTKADGQEIMITGNPRMSQAGQVIQVIFNMRDMTELQRLKFQVEQAKEEKLRYSVELLELRGKLLKEDLITISSTMEPILELMLRVSQVDSTVLITGESGVGKEVAAKRIHKLSRKENGPFITINCGAIPENLMESELFGYEKGAFTGASKEGKIGLMEAADGGNVFLDEIGELPLNLQVKLLRVLQEKVIYRIGGIKPININVRIIAATNRNLKDMVKKKTFREDLFYRLNVVQIEIPPLRARKEDILPLSEHFLKKYCSKYDKQKRITQQVYRIFECYHWPGNIRELENVIERAVILSQGEMIEAHHLPENLNIGINGKAEVEVTVRGVISLDEGVQMMEKELLRKALGTEKSSRKTAQLLGITHTTVLRKAKQYNLL, from the coding sequence ATGAAAATAAAAAATGTAATGATTTGTAACCCTTACACAGTTAGATATGACCAAAGTCTTGCAGATGCAAGCAGAATTTATTTAGAACACGATGTTAATTGTGCGCCAGTTGTAGGTGTAAACAAAGATATAGTCGGAATTATTACAATTTCTAAGGTATTAGAAAGTTTTTTATCAGGTTCTTCTCCAACAGCAAAAATTAATGAATTTATGGATGAACCACCGGGTGTAGTGTCTGAAAATACTGAATTTGAAAATTTGGCAAAAAATTGTCCTCAAGATATGGAGCGAATGCTTGTCTTAGACCAAAACAAAAAATTGACGGGGATTCTTTCCAGAGTGGAATTAATTAAAAAGGTAAATCTAGCTTGGGAAGAAACTAGAAATGAACTAAAAGTTGTGTTGCAATCAGTAAGTCATGCAATCATTGCCTTCGATAAAACAGGTGCTATATACCTTTTTAATAAAGGAGCAGAAATTCTCTTAGGAATTAGCAGCAAAGAAGCGATTGATCAACGACACGATGGAGTTCTTCCTGAGTGGGTATGGAAGGAAGTTATAGCCGACGGCCAAGCGCGTTTTGGTTTCAGATTTCAAGTTAATAATAAAAGAGTAATTGGGAATGCCACCCCTATAAATGTAAATGGAAACATAACAGGTACGGTTGTCGTCTTGCAAGATTTATCGGAAATGGAAAGTTTGACCTTAGAATTATCAAGGGTCAGAGAATTAAAGGTTGAACTGGATAATATAATAGAATGTTCCTATGATGGAATGCTCGTAGTTAATACAGAAAGAGCAGTTCTTAGAGCCAATAAAAGCGCATTGCAGCTTCTCAATCGACTTGATTATAGTCAGTATTGTGTATTACGTGATATTAAATCTGAAGTTGCTGGATGCTTGGATGAAATGTCTATGGAAATTATTGAGCAAAAAAAGACTCTTACTAAAGTTTATACTAAAGCCGATGGGCAAGAGATTATGATTACAGGTAATCCTCGTATGTCTCAAGCTGGCCAGGTAATTCAAGTCATATTTAATATGAGAGATATGACAGAGTTGCAACGACTTAAGTTCCAAGTTGAACAAGCCAAGGAAGAAAAACTGCGTTATTCAGTGGAGTTGTTAGAGCTAAGAGGAAAACTACTAAAAGAAGATTTAATAACCATTAGTTCTACTATGGAACCAATCCTAGAGCTGATGCTACGTGTATCACAAGTTGATTCAACGGTTCTAATTACCGGGGAATCAGGGGTGGGTAAGGAAGTAGCTGCAAAGAGAATTCATAAGCTAAGCAGAAAAGAGAATGGCCCCTTCATTACTATCAACTGTGGAGCAATACCAGAAAATCTTATGGAATCGGAACTTTTCGGTTATGAAAAGGGAGCTTTTACCGGAGCTAGTAAAGAAGGTAAAATCGGCTTAATGGAAGCAGCCGATGGTGGAAATGTCTTTTTAGACGAGATAGGAGAGCTTCCCCTAAATCTACAAGTAAAACTATTAAGAGTTCTTCAAGAAAAGGTTATTTATCGGATCGGTGGAATAAAGCCTATTAACATTAATGTGCGAATTATTGCTGCCACTAATCGCAATCTGAAGGACATGGTAAAAAAGAAAACTTTTCGCGAAGATCTATTTTATCGTTTAAATGTAGTACAGATTGAAATTCCTCCTTTAAGGGCACGTAAAGAAGATATTTTACCCTTAAGTGAACACTTTTTAAAAAAGTATTGTTCAAAATATGATAAACAGAAGAGAATAACTCAACAAGTTTATAGGATATTTGAATGTTATCATTGGCCAGGAAATATTCGGGAATTGGAAAATGTTATAGAAAGAGCAGTAATCCTAAGTCAAGGAGAGATGATAGAAGCTCACCACTTGCCGGAAAATTTGAATATTGGGATTAATGGTAAGGCAGAGGTTGAAGTGACTGTAAGAGGAGTTATTTCTTTAGATGAGGGTGTTCAGATGATGGAAAAAGAATTATTGAGAAAAGCCCTCGGAACAGAGAAAAGCAGCAGAAAAACGGCTCAACTTTTAGGTATAACTCACACTACCGTATTGCGGAAAGCCAAACAATATAATCTTCTCTAA
- a CDS encoding DUF6897 domain-containing protein — protein MPLFILFFIIFPQQKAGFKAIRLKVIRRKGEKNGMTNELINKYVGKKCIISTGSFGTNVKGTIAAVKENWIEIETSKGQELINAEFIQSIKIL, from the coding sequence ATGCCGCTGTTTATTCTCTTTTTCATTATTTTCCCACAGCAGAAAGCTGGTTTCAAAGCAATACGTTTAAAAGTTATAAGAAGGAAAGGAGAAAAGAATGGAATGACAAATGAGCTTATTAATAAGTATGTAGGCAAAAAATGTATAATATCCACAGGAAGTTTTGGTACAAATGTCAAAGGTACGATAGCAGCAGTTAAAGAGAATTGGATAGAAATCGAAACTTCAAAAGGTCAGGAGCTTATTAACGCAGAGTTTATACAGAGTATAAAAATTCTTTAA
- a CDS encoding nitroreductase family protein: protein MLNMQIFDKPVTELIKQRLSVRTYSEKPLVLELKKALHNSFQDSEAPFGGLVRFSLIEKDSDDLGPDKKLGTYGVIKGASAFLIATAEKSNKDLEDLGYAFEKVILYATSLGLGTCWLGGTFKKSEFAEAAALKDHEILPCISPIGYPSSRRSFVDSAMRLVAGSKNRKDWQELFFRKDFAQPLAKSEAGGFEIPLEMVRLAPSASNKQPWRIVWDGNKVHFYLQHTKGYAKFMAFDLQRVDMGIAMCHFELTAQELGINGSWQICDPGGQKPIDTDYVVSWVKKV from the coding sequence ATGTTGAATATGCAAATTTTCGATAAACCGGTTACTGAGCTTATTAAGCAAAGATTATCAGTCAGAACCTATTCAGAAAAGCCACTAGTCTTGGAATTAAAGAAAGCTTTGCACAATTCCTTTCAGGATTCGGAAGCTCCTTTTGGTGGTCTGGTACGATTCAGTCTGATTGAAAAGGATTCTGATGATTTAGGACCGGATAAGAAACTTGGAACTTATGGTGTGATCAAAGGTGCATCTGCTTTTCTTATCGCTACCGCCGAGAAAAGCAATAAGGACTTAGAGGATTTGGGTTATGCTTTCGAGAAAGTAATTTTATACGCGACTTCATTGGGACTAGGTACTTGTTGGCTGGGCGGCACGTTTAAAAAGAGTGAATTTGCTGAAGCCGCTGCACTAAAAGATCATGAGATATTGCCCTGCATCTCGCCAATCGGATATCCAAGCAGCAGAAGGAGCTTCGTGGATTCAGCTATGAGATTAGTCGCCGGTTCAAAGAACAGGAAGGATTGGCAGGAGCTTTTCTTTAGAAAGGATTTTGCACAGCCTTTAGCGAAGTCAGAAGCAGGAGGTTTTGAAATCCCTCTGGAAATGGTTCGGCTTGCTCCTTCAGCATCCAATAAGCAGCCCTGGAGAATCGTTTGGGATGGTAATAAGGTTCATTTTTATCTTCAGCATACTAAGGGCTACGCCAAATTTATGGCCTTTGATTTACAGAGAGTTGATATGGGGATTGCTATGTGTCATTTTGAATTGACGGCCCAAGAGCTTGGAATCAATGGGAGTTGGCAGATTTGTGATCCCGGGGGGCAAAAACCAATAGATACAGATTATGTTGTTAGTTGGGTCAAAAAAGTTTAA
- a CDS encoding gamma-glutamyltransferase family protein gives MLNFDTLYNPYASRRVTTYANNGMVATSQPLAAEAGLSVLRKGGNAVDAAIAAAVCLTVVEPTSNGIGGDAFALIWSKGELYGLNASGPAPQLLNLQILKKAGREKMPIYGWLPVTVPGAPSAWAELSSRFGRLPLTEVMAPAIKYAEGGFPVSPTVGRSWEISFDRYAHDLKDEQYKSWFNTFAPDGRAPKIGELWRSPDHARTLQSIAETKASSFYSGVIADKIDYFSKHHGGFLRKEDLAAYKPEWVNPVSINYRGYQVWEIPPNGHGLVALLALNILKGFDFDIKESTESYHYQIEAMKLAFADGLKYIADPSQMSVSINDLLSDEYAAERRKLIGGRALQPEPGRPPKGGTVYLATADSEGNMVSYIQSNYMGFGSGLVVPGTGISLHNRGNNFSLDPNHANCLQPGKKPYHTIIPGFLTKDQKPVGPFGVMGGFMQPQGHVQVIMNTLDFHLNPQAALDAPRWQWINGKTIGVEHSFPEHIAQVLARKGHDINWSMDTASFGRGQIIWRTEDDVLAGGTESRADGYIGMW, from the coding sequence ATGCTCAACTTTGACACCCTATATAATCCGTATGCTTCACGGAGAGTGACAACCTATGCGAACAATGGAATGGTGGCCACTTCTCAGCCTCTTGCTGCAGAAGCAGGTTTATCGGTATTGAGAAAAGGAGGAAATGCTGTTGATGCAGCAATTGCCGCTGCCGTATGTTTGACGGTTGTCGAACCAACCTCCAATGGGATCGGCGGGGATGCCTTTGCCTTAATCTGGTCGAAGGGAGAGCTTTATGGCCTTAACGCCAGTGGTCCTGCTCCCCAGCTCCTTAATTTGCAGATTTTGAAGAAGGCCGGTCGGGAAAAGATGCCCATCTATGGCTGGCTTCCTGTGACTGTTCCGGGAGCACCCTCAGCTTGGGCTGAATTGTCATCCCGTTTTGGCAGGCTTCCCCTTACGGAAGTCATGGCACCTGCCATCAAATATGCTGAAGGAGGTTTTCCGGTCTCTCCAACAGTAGGTAGAAGTTGGGAGATTTCCTTCGATCGATATGCTCATGATCTTAAAGATGAGCAATACAAGTCTTGGTTTAATACCTTTGCCCCTGATGGAAGAGCCCCCAAAATCGGGGAACTATGGCGTTCTCCTGATCATGCCCGCACTTTGCAATCCATTGCGGAAACTAAGGCCAGCTCCTTTTACAGTGGAGTAATTGCCGATAAAATTGATTATTTTTCAAAGCATCATGGTGGATTTCTAAGAAAAGAGGATTTAGCTGCTTACAAACCTGAATGGGTAAACCCGGTTTCTATTAATTATCGGGGGTATCAGGTCTGGGAAATTCCTCCCAATGGACATGGGTTAGTAGCTTTGCTGGCCTTAAATATTCTCAAAGGGTTTGATTTTGATATTAAAGAAAGCACAGAGTCCTACCACTATCAAATCGAAGCCATGAAATTAGCTTTTGCAGATGGCCTGAAATATATTGCCGATCCCTCTCAAATGAGTGTAAGTATTAATGATCTGTTATCCGATGAATATGCCGCAGAACGGCGAAAATTAATTGGAGGGAGAGCCCTGCAGCCTGAACCAGGTCGTCCGCCTAAAGGGGGAACGGTTTACCTGGCAACAGCAGATAGTGAGGGCAACATGGTATCCTATATTCAAAGCAACTATATGGGTTTTGGGTCAGGCTTAGTTGTTCCTGGAACAGGAATTTCTCTTCACAATCGCGGCAATAATTTTTCTCTGGACCCGAACCATGCTAATTGTCTTCAACCTGGCAAAAAGCCATACCATACCATCATTCCCGGTTTTTTAACAAAGGATCAGAAGCCGGTAGGTCCTTTTGGGGTTATGGGAGGATTTATGCAGCCTCAAGGCCATGTTCAAGTGATCATGAACACCCTTGATTTTCATTTGAATCCCCAAGCTGCTCTCGATGCACCTCGCTGGCAATGGATCAATGGGAAAACTATTGGAGTTGAACATTCTTTCCCTGAGCATATCGCTCAGGTACTGGCCCGTAAAGGTCATGATATTAATTGGTCCATGGATACAGCCAGCTTTGGCCGGGGACAAATTATCTGGAGAACCGAGGATGATGTACTGGCTGGCGGCACTGAGTCAAGAGCAGATGGGTATATTGGCATGTGGTGA
- a CDS encoding DUF2680 domain-containing protein, producing the protein MKKIKTYLIAAAVVVMLGITGTAFASATLKTPAEITAGLTGKTIEQVTQERTSGKTYGAIADEADKLDEFKAQILEQKKALLDQRVADGILTQDQANSIYDSLKTNQAICDGTGTSGIGRSTGLSLGIGQGQGMGQGIGRNGRNAAQGRGNNFRGMGNGTCLNY; encoded by the coding sequence ATGAAAAAAATCAAAACTTACCTTATTGCTGCCGCCGTAGTGGTAATGTTAGGAATAACAGGAACTGCTTTTGCATCAGCAACTTTAAAGACCCCTGCAGAAATTACAGCAGGTTTAACGGGCAAGACAATAGAACAAGTCACCCAAGAAAGAACCTCCGGAAAAACCTATGGAGCTATAGCTGACGAAGCAGATAAACTGGATGAATTCAAAGCCCAAATTCTCGAACAAAAAAAGGCCCTATTAGATCAACGAGTTGCCGACGGAATTCTCACTCAAGATCAAGCCAATTCCATTTACGACTCTCTCAAGACCAATCAAGCCATCTGTGACGGAACCGGGACATCAGGAATCGGAAGAAGCACTGGCCTTAGTTTGGGTATCGGGCAAGGTCAAGGAATGGGCCAAGGAATAGGACGTAATGGCAGAAATGCTGCCCAGGGACGTGGCAATAATTTTAGAGGAATGGGTAACGGAACTTGTTTAAACTATTAA
- a CDS encoding RluA family pseudouridine synthase, whose product MKSFKTYSVAEEHQGLTVEEYLKQILNYSGRKIQKLTRQKGILLNKKTVFLKKNVKQGDVLAVLALEDISFGVEPETGPVEILYEDGYLIVLNKPSGLLVHPTGQTLKGTLSNYLAHYYRQQGSIHTIRPLHRLDRETSGCVLFAKDSHTQALLETALKNGKLKRTYRAVILGNINPPEGTINASIGQHPTKPNRRAVTSKGERAITHYRTIQNLPGASLLDLTLETGRTHQIRVHLTHIGHPIVGDRMYGKGSVLINGQALHAFSLHFPHPFEEREIVVEAPFPDEFLKVLESLNS is encoded by the coding sequence ATGAAGTCGTTTAAGACATACTCAGTTGCTGAAGAGCATCAAGGACTCACCGTTGAAGAGTACTTAAAACAAATTCTGAATTATTCGGGGCGGAAGATTCAGAAGCTGACCCGGCAAAAGGGTATTTTATTGAATAAAAAAACAGTCTTCTTAAAGAAGAACGTTAAGCAAGGCGATGTTTTAGCGGTTCTTGCACTGGAAGACATATCCTTTGGCGTCGAACCCGAAACGGGACCCGTGGAAATCTTATACGAAGATGGTTATTTAATTGTCTTGAATAAACCCTCAGGCCTATTGGTCCATCCCACGGGGCAGACGCTTAAGGGGACGTTAAGTAACTATCTTGCTCACTATTACCGGCAGCAAGGGTCCATCCATACGATCCGTCCTCTACACCGCTTGGATCGGGAAACGTCAGGGTGCGTCCTCTTCGCGAAAGACAGTCATACTCAAGCCCTATTGGAAACAGCCCTTAAAAACGGGAAACTTAAGCGTACTTACCGCGCAGTGATTTTAGGAAACATTAACCCTCCGGAAGGAACCATTAATGCATCCATCGGCCAACACCCAACTAAGCCAAATCGCCGCGCCGTTACCTCTAAAGGAGAGCGGGCAATAACCCATTACAGGACAATTCAAAACTTACCGGGAGCTTCACTCTTAGATCTGACTCTGGAAACCGGAAGAACCCATCAAATCCGTGTTCATCTAACTCACATCGGACATCCAATTGTCGGAGACAGGATGTATGGTAAAGGTTCAGTTCTAATCAACGGCCAAGCTTTGCACGCTTTTTCTTTACATTTTCCCCATCCCTTTGAGGAGCGAGAAATTGTCGTTGAAGCTCCATTTCCAGATGAGTTTTTAAAAGTTTTAGAATCTTTAAACTCTTAG
- a CDS encoding TIGR00725 family protein: MIRIGVIGQSGEIPAELQQLALEIGREIALRGAILLTGGTNGVMEFASKGAKTANGLVVGILPGDTMERANKYIDIPINTGLSFDYRSLILVHSSDALIMVGGGNGTLGELSAAYLNLKPVVILEPSGGWAKKVRAMAYEEAYLDDRKSTKLDYAQTVKEALDIAMIRVSKGNNPSLG; the protein is encoded by the coding sequence ATGATTCGCATTGGAGTTATCGGACAATCTGGAGAGATACCGGCAGAATTGCAGCAATTGGCCCTGGAAATAGGGCGTGAGATTGCTCTGCGGGGAGCAATTCTCCTAACAGGCGGTACGAATGGAGTGATGGAGTTTGCCTCAAAAGGAGCCAAAACAGCCAATGGACTTGTGGTTGGGATTTTGCCGGGAGATACAATGGAGCGGGCCAATAAGTACATTGATATCCCTATTAATACGGGATTGAGTTTTGATTATCGCAGTTTAATTCTTGTCCATTCTTCAGATGCTCTTATTATGGTGGGCGGCGGTAACGGTACCTTAGGAGAGTTATCTGCCGCTTATTTGAATCTTAAACCGGTTGTGATCTTAGAACCTTCAGGAGGATGGGCTAAGAAAGTCAGAGCAATGGCTTATGAGGAAGCGTATTTAGATGATCGAAAAAGTACAAAACTGGACTATGCACAAACGGTGAAAGAGGCTTTGGATATTGCCATGATCAGAGTCAGCAAAGGCAATAATCCGTCCCTTGGTTGA
- a CDS encoding membrane protein, translated as MEHFFLGLGLKTIIIGGLGILALGFILKKLFKLALTIAVILIVVYYGLPMIQTVISR; from the coding sequence ATGGAGCATTTCTTTTTAGGACTGGGACTTAAAACAATCATAATTGGTGGCTTAGGTATCCTTGCCTTGGGCTTTATTCTGAAAAAATTATTTAAGTTAGCCCTAACTATTGCTGTAATCCTTATTGTTGTTTATTATGGATTGCCAATGATTCAGACAGTGATCTCAAGATAA
- a CDS encoding DUF3786 domain-containing protein, producing the protein MSQLSNPLDIYKFLPKSNCKACGVATCLAFAAAVIKGEKRINECSPLNDDLIRELDEKIVKHPSPEEQLKQALVPLKKAIASVDFPASVQRLGASLTGDKLTIKSLGKDFSVDSEGTITSPCHINVWVAAPLLNYIIDSAGKDPSGKWVTFRELSHETVWDSFFEQRFEKPLKQLTDSYPDLIEDMIYIFNGKHVESKFSFDISLVLHPLPKLPILFCYTKPTEDIDSKLNVFFDTSAKDNLKIDSIYRLCVGLLTMFQKIASSHT; encoded by the coding sequence ATGTCACAACTTAGCAATCCCCTTGACATTTACAAATTTCTCCCTAAATCCAACTGTAAGGCTTGTGGGGTCGCAACATGTTTAGCCTTTGCCGCAGCAGTAATCAAGGGAGAAAAACGTATCAATGAATGTTCTCCGCTAAACGACGACCTCATACGAGAGCTGGACGAAAAGATTGTCAAACATCCCTCGCCTGAAGAACAATTGAAACAAGCCCTTGTACCCCTGAAAAAAGCAATAGCATCCGTGGATTTTCCTGCCTCTGTGCAACGATTAGGTGCTTCTCTGACCGGTGATAAATTAACTATTAAATCTTTGGGCAAAGATTTCTCTGTAGATTCTGAGGGAACCATTACCTCTCCCTGTCATATCAATGTCTGGGTAGCCGCTCCCTTGCTAAACTATATTATTGACAGCGCAGGCAAAGACCCTTCAGGAAAATGGGTTACTTTCAGAGAGCTTAGTCATGAAACTGTATGGGATTCTTTTTTTGAACAAAGATTTGAAAAACCTCTCAAACAACTAACGGATTCTTATCCGGATCTTATAGAAGACATGATTTATATTTTTAACGGCAAACACGTTGAAAGTAAGTTTTCCTTTGATATTTCCCTGGTTTTGCACCCTTTGCCAAAACTCCCGATTCTTTTTTGTTATACCAAACCAACGGAAGACATCGACTCAAAACTCAATGTTTTTTTTGATACCTCAGCAAAGGATAATCTTAAAATTGACTCCATTTATAGACTTTGTGTAGGGTTGTTAACCATGTTTCAAAAAATAGCTTCTAGTCACACTTAA
- a CDS encoding amidohydrolase family protein, whose protein sequence is MYISCSAEQRTLEIPDKGEMKIAGYWSPQLGLYSQPVLLQWEAGKVSSLQPLEDYKTIYKGREEWHAYFLLPGWIDSHVHLSLDSLDFFQCLENWNQPALIEKNVKLYLQSYLDNGIIAIRDGGDLPGFAWQAKNKVKEGLWQGPEVVSVHEAVGRAGMYGRFLGRGFPDLSKWRKNEKDFFAQGLDQLKVIVTGLIRFDDFHKVGPSQWTVKELKELVKTAHDRGILVMAHASGEEGISLAIEANVDSIEHGYYMTTDQLELMREKGIAWVPTVAPIGNILKYPSNRYSAHEIDTLKRILDRQLETICKAYSLGVRLGVGTDAGAYQVPHGESLSDELDWMIKAGIPKLEVYRRATSENAQILGRPELGRLDVGTPMNQLQLVKEL, encoded by the coding sequence ATGTATATTTCGTGCAGTGCAGAACAAAGAACTCTGGAAATTCCTGATAAGGGAGAGATGAAAATTGCTGGGTACTGGAGTCCCCAGCTTGGCTTGTACTCACAGCCCGTGCTTTTACAATGGGAAGCTGGAAAGGTGAGTTCATTACAGCCCTTAGAGGACTATAAGACTATTTATAAAGGAAGAGAAGAGTGGCATGCTTATTTTCTTCTTCCCGGCTGGATCGATTCCCATGTTCATCTCTCTCTGGACAGCCTTGACTTTTTTCAATGCCTGGAAAATTGGAATCAGCCTGCTCTCATAGAGAAAAATGTCAAATTGTATTTACAGAGTTACTTGGATAATGGGATCATCGCTATCCGTGATGGCGGGGATCTGCCCGGATTTGCCTGGCAGGCAAAGAACAAGGTAAAGGAAGGTTTATGGCAGGGACCGGAGGTGGTTTCTGTCCATGAAGCGGTGGGGCGTGCAGGGATGTATGGACGCTTTCTTGGCCGAGGTTTCCCGGATCTTTCTAAGTGGCGGAAGAATGAAAAGGATTTCTTTGCTCAAGGGCTGGATCAGTTGAAAGTTATTGTAACAGGATTAATTCGCTTTGATGATTTTCACAAGGTTGGCCCCAGTCAGTGGACTGTCAAAGAATTGAAAGAGCTTGTCAAGACTGCTCATGATCGAGGTATTCTCGTTATGGCCCATGCAAGCGGGGAAGAGGGAATTTCACTGGCAATTGAGGCCAATGTTGATTCCATTGAGCATGGCTACTACATGACGACGGACCAGCTGGAGTTAATGAGAGAAAAGGGGATTGCTTGGGTTCCTACGGTTGCGCCTATTGGAAATATCCTTAAATATCCTTCTAATCGTTACTCAGCTCATGAAATTGATACTTTAAAAAGGATTTTAGACAGACAATTAGAGACAATCTGTAAAGCCTATTCTTTAGGAGTGAGGCTGGGTGTTGGTACAGATGCCGGGGCTTATCAAGTACCCCATGGAGAGAGCTTGTCTGATGAATTGGATTGGATGATTAAGGCGGGGATTCCTAAGCTAGAGGTGTACCGCAGAGCGACTTCAGAGAACGCCCAGATCTTGGGGAGACCGGAACTGGGAAGATTGGATGTGGGTACTCCCATGAACCAGCTGCAGCTTGTCAAGGAGCTATAA